Proteins from one Rosa chinensis cultivar Old Blush chromosome 7, RchiOBHm-V2, whole genome shotgun sequence genomic window:
- the LOC112176763 gene encoding COP1-interactive protein 1: MMTKHRFRESIKSLFGSHIDAEKDEQLKGTKIDMEDKVNRILKLLKDEDLEEKDSNPVENSKKEPLAELIQDFHKQYQSLYAEYDHLTGVLKKKMRGKQDKDNSSSSSSESDSEYSSNDKKSKNGLLEGDYQKIADVKQELESAHLEVADLKRKLTATIEEKEALNLEYATALSKIEETEKISKDLKTEAERLDVEKLKLLAENSELDQKLETGGKKEAELSRKVEDLERERDNLIKEKETSLRRIEDGENISADLRSLVDHMKDEKVILEQQLESLRGDISNMKHELESSEQQVSDLSKAKEEETLKVLEISSEIQQAQNVIQELTDEASQLKEKLDQKEQDLESLQGQKRDLEVKFESKEKQLAEENAGLQAQISELESMSKEREAELSVLTKKFEETNNEHSQVREQLGQREMEYSTLSERHKLHENETLAQIKGLEEKVSELKSALESLQGEKRNMEVKFESKEKQLAEENAGLQAQISELESMSKEREAELSALTKKFEETNNEHSQVREQLGQRELEYSTLSEKHTLHENETLAQIKGLEEKVTELKSDLKFLQGEKRDVEVKFECKEKQLAEENAGLQAQISELESMSKEREAELFALTKKLEETNNEHSQVREQLGQREMEYSTLSEKHTLHENETLAQIKGLEEKVSELKSALESLQGEKRDIEVKFESKEKQLAGENAGLQAQISELESMSKEREADLSALTKKLEETNNEHSQVRKQLGQREMEYSTLSEKHTLHENETLAQIKGLEEKVSELKSALESLQGEKRDIEVKFESKEKQLAEENAGLQAQISELESMSKEREAELSALTKKLEETNNEHSQVREQLGQREMEYSTLSEKHTLHENETLAQIKGLEEKVSELKSALESLQGEKRDIEVKFESKEKQLVEENAGLQAQISELESMSKEREAELSALTKKLEETNNEHGQVREQLGQRELEYSTLSEKHTLHENETLAQIKGLEGKVTELKSDLEFLQGEKRDVEVKFESKEKQLAEENAGLQAQISELESMSKEREAELSALTKKLQDSNDESSSTVADLTAQINNLLADLSSVRREKVELEENMASKSDEASIQVKGLMEQINVLQQQLESLHSQKAELQVQLENKTQEISEYLIQVQILNEEIANKTTDHQKILEEKEILIAEMKDLKLKVESMQNQKNELEEDIRTKILEHDQLRAEMLELKDQFSVFEKAIAQRELEFSSLQEKHESGQNEASAQVVALVAQVNGLQEELESLQTQNKQMELQFEREKQELLESLTQLQTDKIELTSKITDLQRLLNEQEDLYTKLNEEHKQLEGKCQDYEVSIESKDQIIADLEQMSEDLKRDLEEKGDELGSLVEKSRNTEVKLRLSNQKLRVTEQVLAEKEHNFRIAELKFQEEQRVLEDRIAALSGIISANNEAYQRNINCISDNVNSSLTALESVIKKFVDDYAKYEKCIAETSEQLQTAKKWVAETNDEREKLKREVGALSKQLQDKKAEALVFRERVEKLETEASKEQVEKGGLIKAVNQLEKKVEELKQIVEEKNKGILGLGEEKREAIRQLCIWIEYHQSRYDHLKEVLLKMAPRGQRRV, translated from the exons ATGATGACAAAACACCGCTTTCGGGAGTCTATTAAGTCCTTGTTTGGAAGTCACATCGATGCAGAGAAGGATGAACAGCTCAAAGGGACTAAAATAG ATATGGAGGACAAAGTGAACAGAATATTGAAGCTTCTAAAAGATGAAGATCTTGAAGAAAAAGATTCCAACCCGGTGGAGAACTCCAAAAAGGAACCTCTTGCAGAGCTAATTCAGGATTTCCACAAACAATACCAATCCCTCTATGCAGAATATGATCATCTAACAGGAGTGCTAAAGAAAAAAATGCGTGGCAAGCAAGATAAGGATAACAGTTCTTCATCGAGCTCAGAGTCTGATTCAGAATATTCTTCAAATGACAAGAAAAGTAAGAATGGACTACTGGAAGGTGACTATCAGAAAATAGCTGATGTTAAGCAAGAACTCGAATCAGCACATCTAGAAGTTGCTGACCTGAAGAGGAAACTGACGGCTACAATTGAAGAAAAAGAGGCGTTAAACTTGGAATATGCGACAGCTTTGAGCAAGATAGAAGAAACAGAGAAGATTTCCAAAGATTTGAAGACTGAAGCTGAAAGATTAGATGTTGAAAAACTGAAACTTTTGGCTGAGAATAGTGAACTAGATCAAAAACTTGAGACTGGTGGAAAGAAAGAAGCTGAACTGAGTCGAAAAGTGGAAGatttggaaagagagagagataatctGATTAAGGAGAAAGAGACTAGTCTAAGAAGGATTGAAGATGGAGAAAATATTTCAGCAGACTTGAGAAGTTTGGTTGATCACATGAAAGATGAAAAAGTAATCCTCGAGCAACAACTAGAATCTCTTAGAGGGGACATCTCAAATATGAAGCATGAGCTGGAATCTTCAGAGCAGCAAGTGTCAGATTTAAGCAAAGCTAAGGAGGAAGAAACCTTGAAAGTTTTGGAGATCTCAAGTGAGATTCAGCAGGCACAGAATGTGATACAAGAACTCACAGATGAAGCTAGTCAGCTTAAGGAAAAACTCGATCAGAAGGAGCAGGACCTTGAATCTTTGCAAGGTCAGAAAAGAGATTTGGAAGTGAAGTTTGAGAGCAAAGAAAAGCAACTGGCAGAGGAGAATGCAGGTTTACAAGCTCAAATTTCAGAACTCGAATCAATGTCTAAAGAGAGAGAAGCTGAACTTTCTGTTCTCACGAAGAAATTTGAGGAGACCAACAATGAACATAGTCAGGTACGGGAGCAATTAGGTCAGAGGGAAATGGAGTATTCAACTCTGTCTGAGAGGCACAAGCTGCATGAGAACGAAACATTGGCGCAAATAAAGGGATTGGAGGAAAAAGTGTCAGAGCTGAAATCGGCCCTCGAATCTTTGCAAGGcgagaaaagaaatatggaagtGAAGTTTGAAAGCAAAGAAAAGCAACTGGCAGAGGAGAATGCAGGTTTACAAGCTCAAATTTCAGAACTCGAATCAATgtcaaaagagagagaagctgAACTTTCTGCTCTCACGAAGAAATTTGAGGAGACCAATAATGAACATAGTCAGGTGCGGGAGCAATTAGGTCAGAGGGAACTGGAGTATTCAACTCTGTCTGAGAAGCATACGCTGCATGAGAACGAAACATTGGCGCAAATAAAGGGATTGGAGGAAAAAGTGACAGAGCTGAAATCTGACCTCAAATTTTTGCAAGGCGAGAAAAGAGATGTGGAAGTGAAGTTTGAGTGCAAAGAAAAGCAACTGGCAGAGGAGAATGCAGGTTTACAAGCTCAAATTTCCGAACTCGAATCAATgtcaaaagagagagaagctgAACTTTTTGCTCTCACAAAGAAACTTGAGGAGACCAATAATGAACATAGTCAGGTACGGGAGCAATTAGGTCAGAGGGAAATGGAGTATTCAACTCTGTCTGAGAAGCATACGCTGCATGAGAACGAAACATTGGCGCAAATAAAGGGATTGGAGGAAAAAGTGTCAGAGCTGAAATCGGCCCTCGAGTCATTGCAAGGCGAGAAAAGAGATATTGAAGTGAAGTTTGAAAGCAAAGAAAAGCAACTGGCAGGGGAGAATGCAGGCTTACAAGCTCAAATTTCAGAACTTGAATCAATgtcaaaagagagagaagctgACCTTTCTGCTCTCACAAAGAAACTTGAGGAGACCAATAATGAACATAGTCAGGTACGGAAGCAATTAGGTCAGAGGGAAATGGAGTATTCAACTCTGTCTGAGAAGCATACGCTGCATGAGAACGAAACATTGGCGCAAATAAAGGGATTGGAGGAAAAAGTGTCAGAGCTGAAATCGGCCCTCGAGTCATTGCAAGGCGAGAAAAGAGATATTGAAGTGAAGTTTGAAAGCAAAGAAAAGCAACTGGCAGAGGAGAATGCAGGCTTACAAGCTCAAATTTCAGAACTCGAATCAATgtcaaaagagagagaagctgAACTTTCTGCTCTCACAAAGAAACTTGAGGAGACCAATAATGAACATAGTCAGGTACGGGAGCAATTAGGTCAGAGGGAAATGGAGTATTCAACTCTGTCTGAGAAGCATACGCTGCATGAGAACGAAACATTGGCGCAAATAAAGGGATTGGAGGAAAAAGTGTCAGAGCTGAAATCGGCCCTCGAGTCATTGCAAGGCGAGAAAAGAGATATTGAAGTGAAGTTTGAAAGCAAAGAAAAGCAACTGGTGGAGGAGAATGCAGGTTTACAAGCTCAAATTTCAGAACTCGAATCAATgtcaaaagagagagaagctgAACTTTCTGCTCTCACAAAGAAACTTGAGGAAACCAATAATGAACATGGTCAGGTACGGGAGCAATTAGGTCAGAGGGAACTGGAGTATTCAACTCTGTCTGAGAAGCATACGCTGCATGAGAACGAAACATTGGCACAAATAAAGGGATTGGAGGGAAAAGTGACAGAGCTGAAATCTGACCTCGAATTTTTGCAAGGCGAGAAAAGAGATGTGGAAGTGAAGTTTGAGAGCAAAGAAAAGCAACTGGCAGAGGAGAATGCAGGTTTACAAGCTCAAATTTCAGAACTCGAATCAATgtcaaaagagagagaagctgAACTTTCTGCTCTGACAAAGAAACTTCAGGATAGCAATGATGAATCATCGTCTACTGTAGCAGATTTGACAGCACAGATCAACAATCTGCTAGCAGACTTAAGTTCTGTGCGCCGTGAGAAAGTTGAATTGGAGGAAAATATGGCATCTAAAAGTGATGAAGCATCAATTCAGGTCAAGGGCTTAATGGAACAGATAAATGTATTGCAGCAGCAATTGGAGTCCCTACACAGCCAGAAAGCTGAATTGCAAGTGCAGCTTGAGAATAAAACTCAAGAAATTTCAGAGTACTTGATCCAGGTACAAATTCTGAATGAAGAGATAGCAAACAAGACGACGGATCATCAGAAGATTCTGGAAGAGAAAGAGATTTTGATAGCAGAAATGAAAGATCTTAAGCTAAAAGTGGAATCCATGCAGAATCAGAAGAATGAACTTGAAGAGGATATCAGAACGAAAATCCTAGAGCATGATCAGTTGAGAGCAGAAATGTTGGAGCTAAAGGATCAATTTTCTGTATTTGAGAAGGCAATAGCACAAAGAGAGCTAGAATTCTCCTCTCTCCAAGAGAAACATGAAAGTGGACAGAACGAAGCCTCTGCTCAAGTAGTGGCCCTTGTGGCACAGGTTAACGGTCTACAAGAAGAGTTGGAGTCATTGCAAACCCAGAACAAGCAAATGGAGTTGCAGTTTGAGAGGGAAAAACAAGAACTTCTAGAGAGCTTGACACAGTTGCAAACTGATAAGATCGAGTTAACGAGCAAGATCACTGATCTTCAGAGACTGCTTAATGAACAGGAGGATTTATACACCAAGTTAAATGAGGAACATAAACAGCTTGAAGGTAAGTGTCAGGACTATGAGGTTAGCATTGAATCCAAAGATCAGATAATAGCTGATTTGGAACAAATGTCTGAAGACCTGAAAAGAGACCTTGAAGAAAAAGGTGATGAACTTGGTTCTTTGGTAGAGAAATCTCGCAATACTGAAGTTAAGCTCCGTCTGTCAAACCAGAAGCTCCGGGTTACAGAGCAAGTACTGGCCGAGAAGGAACACAACTTCAGAATTGCTGAGCTGAAATTCCAAGAAGAACAAAGAGTGCTCGAAGACAGGATTGCTGCATTGTCTGGTATAATCTCTGCAAACAATGAAGCTTATCAGAGAAACATCAACTGTATTTCAGACAATGTGAACAGTTCTTTGACTGCACTGGAATCTGTGATTAAGAAATTTGTGGATGACTATGCGAAGTATGAGAAGTGTATTGCTGAAACGTCGGAGCAGCTTCAGACTGCAAAGAAATGGGTTGCGGAAACAAAtgatgagagagagaagttGAAGAGGGAGGTGGGGGCCCTAAGCAAACAACTGCAAGATAAAAAAGCGGAAGCATTGGTGTTTAGAGAGAGGGTTGAGAAGTTGGAGACAGAGGCGAGCAAGGAACAAGTGGAGAAGGGGGGTCTGATCAAAGCTGTGaatcagcttgaaaagaaggTAGAGGAGTTGAAGCAGATTgtggaagagaagaacaaggGCATATTGGGTCTGGGAGAGGAGAAGCGGGAAGCCATAAGGCAGCTGTGCATATGGATCGAGTATCATCAGAGTCGCTATGATCATCTCAAGGAGGTGCTTTTAAAGATGGCTCCAAGAGGCCAGAGGAGGGTCTAG
- the LOC112176764 gene encoding COP1-interactive protein 1, translating to MIKHRWRELAKSFGDHVDPDKTEQLKRTKSDIENNVTRIFKLIKSEDLGKKDGNRRDSKNESELVGLIENFYQQYQSLYALYDHLIGESGRIVRRRKVRTGSSPLSPSSSGSDSEYFSSDEIDNNNVKPENHEHQKMADSGNHDLKTENLGLKQLSLSRSSSEGKDAINTEYLAALQKVHADITNEDRRNEVDERVKELSALVEAHEHHGPQSSARVKELEAQLAGFKTDLESFCSQKRDLEAWKEDRVAEAKQLGDKNIGLHARILELELVLKEKNDEISDLVKKLENESSSTPKVAYLMAQTSNLQLEVESLHAQKGEMEERMATVKTESSDQVEELTDKINAMKQELETLRWERAETGVQLDRKNKEISQELHQIETLKEELKRKDVAEKKISEERQRFLKQVKDMELEVDSLRSHKKNLEKQKRSKMHEADKLRRESEGLRAKIVNLEKTLSQRGEEVSALRKECEDGKNEASTQLMTLTTEVSSLKQELDSVKLQKSQLELQCEKENKEWLKRLTEMENETEKKMLEERQRFLDQIKDMEREVDSLCSQKTNLKNQITSKIHDTDMLQRENEGLNARIFELEKTLTERGDEVEALHRECEDGHKEAANKLMALTTQVSDLKQELDTLTKKSQMELQSETENKEYKERQTQMEGKIADQQRVIKEQEDTIKKITKEYKNAKMWFPESKLNLQLAERKMEELAKKHRVQFEDNVRLLYQRIRVAEHIHNDTKESYWRMKEECEKETREIREKLAFYENPLKKMKEVSETAKRTLNRLDRVACRFDKEHSNFLNNISRMSDEVQVAKSWVTGATDEIKRLKRHADCLATQLDEKEEQESLLREKVWKLEAMASKEAGEKLNLMKNFSQLEKQVAKMEKTIKERDEDLLSLGEEKREVIRQLCILIDHHRIRYDDLKEVITKRPGRSSTVN from the exons ATGATTAAGCATCGCTGGAGGGAGCTAGCAAAGTCCTTTGGGGATCATGTTGATCCTGATAAAACTGAACAGTTGAAGAGGACTAAATCAG ATATTGAAAATAATGTGACAAGGATCTTCAAGCTTATAAAAAGTGAAGACCTCGGAAAGAAAGATGGGAACCGAAGAGATTCAAAGAATGAGAGTGAACTTGTTGGACTCATTGAGAATTTCTACCAACAGTACCAGTCACTCTATGCATTGTATGATCATCTAATAGGAGAGTCAGGAAGAATAGTTCGGAGAAGAAAAGTGAGAACAGGCTCTTCTCCCTTGTCTCCCTCCAGCTCCGGCTCAGACTCTGAGTATTTTTCCTCAGACGAAATTGACAATAATAATGTCAAGCCGGAAAATCATGAGCATCAGAAGATGGCAGACAGCGGTAATCATGACCTTAAAACCGAGAATTTGGGTCTGAAGCAACTATCGTTGTCTAGGAGTTCTAGTGAAGGAAAGGACGCAATAAATACAGAATATTTGGCAGCACTGCAAAAAGTACATGCAGATATTACAAATGAAGATCGCAGGAATGAAGTGGATGAAAGAGTAAAGGAACTTTCAGCTCTTGTTGAGGCGCATGAACATCACGGGCCTCAATCATCAGCTAGGGTGAAAGAGTTAGAGGCTCAGTTAGCTGGCTTCAAAACTGATTTGGAGTCATTTTGCAGCCAGAAAAGAGATTTGGAAGCATGGAAAGAAGACAGAGTTGCTGAAGCTAAACAGCTAGGAGATAAAAACATAGGTCTCCATGCCCGGATTTTGGAACTCGAGTtagttttaaaagaaaaaaatgatgaaatatCTGATCTCGTGAAGAAACTCGAAAATGAGAGTAGTTCAACACCGAAAGTTGCATATTTGATGGCACAGACCAGCAATCTGCAACTGGAAGTTGAGTCATTGCACGCTCAAAAAGGGGAAATGGAAGAAAGAATGGCTACTGTGAAAACTGAATCATCGGATCAAGTTGAGGAACTCACAGATAAGATCAATGCAATGAAGCAGGAATTAGAGACCCTGCGCTGGGAGAGAGCCGAAACAGGAGTGCAACTAGATAGGAAGAATAAAGAAATCTCCCAGGAACTGCACCAGATAGAAACTTTGAAGGAGGaactgaaaagaaaagatgTAGCTGAAAAGAAAATATCAGAAGAAAGACAACGTTTTCTTAAGCAGGTGAAGGATATGGAATTAGAAGTGGACTCTCTACGCAGCCACAAAAAGAATTTggaaaagcaaaaaagaagtAAAATGCATGAGGCAGATAAGCTGAGAAGGGAAAGTGAGGGTCTGCGTGCTAAGATAGTCAACTTGGAGAAAACTTTGTCCCAGAGAGGGGAGGAGGTTTCTGCTCTTCGTAAAGAATGTGAGGATGGAAAGAATGAAGCTTCTACTCAACTTATGACTTTGACGACAGAAGTCAGCAGTTTGAAACAGGAGTTGGATTCTGTAAAGCTCCAGAAGAGCCAGCTAGAATTGCAGTGTGAGAAAGAGAACAAGGAATGGTTGAAAAGACTAACTGAGATGGAAAATGAAACCGAAAAGAAAATGCTGGAAGAAAGACAGCGGTTTCTTGATCAGATAAAGGACATGGAAAGGGAAGTGGACTCTCTATGCAGCCAAAAGACCAATTTGAAAAATCAGATAACAAGTAAAATCCATGACACTGATATGCTGCAGCGTGAAAATGAGGGTCTAAATGCTAGAATTTTTGAGTTGGAGAAGACATTGACCGAGAGAGGGGATGAGGTTGAAGCTCTTCATAGAGAATGCGAGGATGGACACAAGGAAGCTGCTAATAAACTTATGGCCTTAACAACACAGGTAAGCGATTTGAAACAAGAGTTGGATACCTTGACCAAGAAAAGCCAGATGGAGTTACAGAGTGAGACAGAGAACAAAGAATATAAGGAAAGACAGACACAGATGGAAGGAAAGATTGCTGATCAGCAGAGAGTTATTAAGGAACAGGAAGATACTATCAAGAAGATCACTAAGGAGTATAAAAACGCTAAAATGTGGTTTCCTGAATCCAAGCTAAATCTGCAGCTTGCCGAAAGAAAGATGGAAGAATTGGCAAAAAAGCACCGCGTACAGTTTGAAGACAATGTCCGGCTCTTATACCAGAGAATCCGGGTGGCAGAACATATACACAATGACACAAAAGAGAGCTACTGGAGAATGAAAGAGGAGTGTGAGAAAGAAACTAGAGAGATCAGAGAAAAGCTTGCATTTTACGAAAATCCACTCAAAAAGATGAAGGAGGTATCCGAGACAGCAAAGAGAACTCTGAACCGATTGGATAGGGTGGCATGTAGGTTTGATAAGGAGCACAGCAACTTTTTGAACAACATATCCAGAATGTCTGATGAGGTTCAGGTTGCAAAAAGTTGGGTTACAGGGGCAACCGACGAGATCAAACGGCTGAAGCGTCATGCCGATTGCTTGGCTACTCAGCTGGATGAAAAGGAAGAACAGGAGAGTTTGTTAAGGGAGAAAGTTTGGAAGTTAGAGGCAATGGCAAGTAAGGAAGCCGGAGAGAAGCTGAACTTAATGAAAAACTTTAGCCAACTCGAGAAGCAGGTAGCGAAAATGGAGAAGACAATAAAGGAGAGGGATGAAGACCTGTTGAgtcttggtgaggagaagagGGAGGTCATAAGGCAGCTATGTATCTTAATTGATCATCACCGAATCCGCTATGATGATCTTAAGGAAGTGATAACAAAGAGGCCTGGTAGATCCAGTACTGTAAATTAG
- the LOC112177202 gene encoding crooked neck-like protein 1, protein MGSYKDADPALGYLTRKDTEVKLPRPTRVKNKTPAPVQITAEQILREARERQEAEIRPPKQKITDPSELADYRLRKRKEFEDLIRRVRWNVSVWIKYAQWEESQKDFKRARSVWERALEVDYRNHTLWLKYAEVEMKNKFINHARNVWDRAVQLLPRVDQLWYKYIHMEEMIGNVAGARQIFERWMTWMPDQQGWLSFIKFELRYNEVERARAIFERFVQCHPKVAAWIRFAKFEMKNGDVARARNVYERAVEKLADDEEAEQLFVAFAEFEERCKETERARCIYKFALDHIPKGRAEDLYKKFVSFEKQYGDREGIEDAIVGKRRFQYEDEVRKNPLNYDSWFDYIRLEESAGNKDRIREVYERAVANVPPAPEKRYWQRYIYLWINYALYEELDTGDVERTRDVYRECLKLIPHEKFSFAKIWLLAAQFEIRQLNLTGARQILGTAIGKAPKDKIFKKYIEIELQLANIDRCRKLYEKYLEWAPHNCYAWSKYAELEKSLGETERARALFELAISQLELDMPELLWKAYIDFELSEFEFDRTRQLYERLLDRTKHLKVWISYAKFEASAMVGGNDEDSDLAEAPSEDDIIEEKKQCIERARRVFEKALNYFRTSAPELKEERGMLLEEWFNMEASFGDLGDTSLVQSKLPKKLKKRRAIVTEDGPAGYEEYIDYLFPEESQTTNLKILEAAYKWKKQKVSSDED, encoded by the exons ATGGGCTCTTACAAGGACGCTGACCCTGCCCTAGGGTACCTAACCCGAAAGGATACGGAGGTCAAGCTACCACGGCCGACTAGGGTTAAGAATAAGACACCAGCCCCTGTTCAGATTACCGCCGAGCAAATCCTCCGGGAGGCTCGCGAGCGGCAGGAGGCCGAAATCCGGCCTCCCAAGCAGAAAATCACTGACCCATCTGAGCTTGCGGATTATCGTCTGCGAAAACGAAAGGAATTTGAGGATTTAATTCGGAGAGTGCGGTGGAATGTGAGTGTTTGGATCAAGTATGCGCAGTGGGAGGAGTCCCAGAAGGACTTCAAGCGTGCACGGTCTGTTTGGGAGCGTGCCCTTGAGGTGGATTATCGGAATCATACGCTATGGCTCAAGTATGCGGAGGTGGAGATGAAGAACAAGTTCATTAATCATGCTAGGAATGTCTGGGACCGTGCTGTCCAGCTCTTGCCTAGAGTGGACCAGCTCTGGTACAAGTACATTCACATGGAGGAGATGATTGGGAATGTGGCTGGTGCTCGGCAAATTTTCGAGAGGTGGATGACTTGGATGCCGGACCAGCAAGGCTGGCTATCCTTCATCAAATTTGAGCTTCGGTATAATGAAGTTGAGCGTGCTAGAGCGATTTTCGAGCGGTTTGTACAATGTCATCCGAAAGTTGCAGCTTGGATTCGGTTtgccaaatttgagatgaagaatgGTGATGTTGCGAGGGCGAGGAATGTGTATGAGAGGGCAGTGGAGAAGTTAGCTGATGATGAGGAGGCTGAGCAGCTGTTTGTGGCTTTCGCTGAATTTGAAGAGCGGTGCAAAGAGACCGAGCGAGCTCGGTGTATCTATAAATTTGCACTGGATCACATACCCAAAGGAAGAGCTGAGGACTTGTATAAGAAGTTTGTATCTTTTGAGAAGCAATATGGCGATAGAGAAGGGATTGAGGATGCCATTGTGGGAAAGAGGAGGTTTCAGTATGAGGATGAGGTTAGGAAGAATCCTCTTAATTACGACTCTTGGTTTGATTATATAAGGCTGGAAGAGAGTGCAGGGAATAAGGACAGAATCAGAGAGGTTTATGAGCGAGCTGTTGCTAATGTTCCTCCTGCTCCTGAGAAGCGGTATTGGCAGCGATATATTTATCTGTG GATTAATTATGCACTTTACGAGGAACTTGATACTGGTGATGTGGAACGTACACGAGATGTCTATAG GGAGTGCCTTAAATTGATTCCTCATGAGAAATTTTCATTTGCAAAAATATGGCTTCTTGCTGCTCAGTTTGAGATACGGCAGCTAAATCTCACGGGTGCACGCCAGATTCTTGGTACTGCAATAGGCAAGGCACCAAAAGATAAG ATTTTCAAGAAGTATATTGAGATTGAGCTGCAACTTGCAAATATAGATCGTTGTCGGAAGTTATATGAAAAGTATCTAGAGTGGGCACCACACAATTGCTATGCATGGAGCAAGTATGCAGAGTTAGAGAAATCTTTGGGTGAGACAGAACGAGCAAGGGCCCTTTTTGAACTCGCCATCAGCCAATTAGAACTTGACATGCCTGAATTGTTATGGAAg GCATACATCGACTTTGAACTGTCAGAATTTGAGTTTGATAGAACCAGACAACTTTATGAGAGACTCCTAGACCGGACAAAACATCTAAAGGTGTGGATCAGTTATGCAAAATTTGAGGCATCCGCTATGGTGGGGGGAAATGACGAGGATTCAGATTTGGCAGAAGCTCCTTCCGAGGATGATATAATTGAAGAGAAGAAACAATGTATTGAGCGTGCTAGAA GGGTTTTTGAGAAAGCTCTTAACTATTTTAGAACTTCAGCACctgaattgaaggaagaaagaggTATGTTGCTAGAAGAATGGTTTAATATGGAGGCTAGCTTTGGGGATCTGGGTGATACTAGCCTAGTTCAATCTAAGCTGCCAAAGAAACTGAAGAAGAGGAGGGCAATAGTAACCGAAGACGGTCCTGCAGG GTACGAGGAATACATTGATTACCTGTTCCCAGAAGAAAGTCAGACGACAAATCTCAAGATTTTGGAAGCTGCCTACAAGTGGAAGAAGCAAAAAGTTTCTTCTGATGAGGATTAG